TCGCGCTCACCCTGCGGGTCGGGCCGGTAGTGGTCGTTGGTAGGAGCTACGCCTTGCTCGGGGCGCTCCCCGCTTTTGGGGGCATTGTCCTCAGCACCCTGCTGATGTGCTTTGCCGGCTTTGCCAGGGTCGTTAGTGGGCGAATCTTCCATTGGGGAGGTGTGAAGTAGACGGTAGAAGGTATGAGGCAACAGGACTAATGCAGTATAAGCCATTCCGAGAAGGCGAGTTAACCGGCTAGCCCGCCAAGCAGCGTTTTCGCTCAATACTCACCCCTGATGACTTCTACCTCTTAGCCCATACTTACAAGTTAGTGGCGGCAATCAAGGTCTTTTTCAACCATGATACGTAGCTCACGGTTTTCAGCTACCCTTACCTGGGCCGAAAAACCATTTTTTTCGGTGCTTGTCCAAGCCAGTGCTTCAGCGGCGGGCACTTCTACCACCAGGTTTCCAGCTTCATAGCGCACCCCCACTGCGTTGGCCTCGGCCGAGGCAGGCAGTGCTTCCAGGGCGTATACCAGCGTCTGGCCAGGGCCGGCCCCAAATACGATGGTATACGCCACGCGCCCGGCCTGGGCAAACTGCTGCACCTCGGCATCGGACAGACGCAGGCGTAGCGAATTTTCTTCAAGTCTTAGCTTCATTACCCGGTACGCTCATTTTAATGGATACTATGGTCTGGTCAGCACCTGCCTTCCGCGTCAAATAGTGTTTTTTCACTATACTTAAGCCGGTTTGCGTTGCCAATCAAGGTGGCTCGGCTCACGCTAAACGAAGCCCAGCTAAATGGGTTAAGCACCTGGTTAACTCACAATTCGCTGGGCGTGGGTATAAATATTAAACCGCTCGTTGCGCACAAAGCCCAGCAACGTCAAGCCAAACTCTTCGGCGGCCTCCACGGCCAGGCTGCTGGGCGCCCCCACCGCCGCCAGAATGGCCACGCCCGCCACGGCGGCTTTCTGCACCAGCTC
The sequence above is drawn from the Hymenobacter baengnokdamensis genome and encodes:
- a CDS encoding DUF7009 family protein, yielding MKLRLEENSLRLRLSDAEVQQFAQAGRVAYTIVFGAGPGQTLVYALEALPASAEANAVGVRYEAGNLVVEVPAAEALAWTSTEKNGFSAQVRVAENRELRIMVEKDLDCRH